In Phycisphaeraceae bacterium, a genomic segment contains:
- a CDS encoding type II/IV secretion system protein — protein MLDSTEFIIQSLIDDGEIAPEAYERAREHARAESMTLAEALLDLRLIDHRQMALAKAKVCEYPYIELSHLDVNIRNAELLPRRMAEQLQAYPLFVLDGVATVALNDPMDLSAIDQIRQQLRCDVDPAICDSTELSKLITRAYSLSRSSDESNEQDRQSPSGMASTADEPNVVAVNQLISAAIEAGASDLHLNPDERELHVRVRVDGVLRTRETISLSAHQGIVQRLKVMGKLDLTQSRRPQDGKFRFAQGGDVVDVRLSLIPTIYGENVVCRLLRPTASITRIEELGMAPEVCARFSAIIHRPHGMVLVTGPTGSGKTTTLYTALSAINSPDRNIMTIEDPVEIRVPLLRQVQVNAEIGLTFASALRSMLRQDPDVILVGEIRDEETARIAVQAAMTGHLVLSTLHTNDAVGAVARMRDFAIPVYAINSSIQGVLAQRLVRCVCQDCSEVDRPSEDRLRMLGVTDPSASFRRGIGCTRCMNTGYRGRLGVHELFSMTSDLRRMVEEGATQVDLQQEAIRSGMKTLLQDGLAKAMMGQTTIDEVEKLMATIEVVIRPGIAA, from the coding sequence GTGCTCGATAGCACCGAGTTTATCATTCAGTCATTGATCGACGACGGCGAGATTGCGCCCGAAGCGTACGAGCGGGCGCGTGAGCATGCCCGGGCCGAGAGCATGACGCTGGCCGAGGCGCTGCTAGACCTGCGTCTGATCGACCATCGTCAAATGGCTCTTGCGAAGGCCAAGGTGTGCGAGTATCCGTATATCGAGTTGTCTCATCTGGACGTCAACATTCGGAATGCGGAACTGCTGCCAAGGCGGATGGCTGAGCAACTGCAGGCGTATCCATTGTTCGTGCTCGATGGGGTGGCGACGGTTGCACTCAATGACCCGATGGACTTAAGCGCGATCGACCAGATTCGCCAGCAACTGCGGTGCGATGTGGACCCGGCGATCTGTGACTCGACCGAGTTGAGCAAGCTCATTACGCGGGCGTATTCACTCTCGCGCAGTTCGGATGAATCAAATGAACAGGATCGGCAGTCGCCTTCGGGCATGGCATCGACGGCTGACGAGCCAAACGTTGTCGCAGTCAATCAATTAATATCTGCGGCGATCGAGGCGGGAGCAAGCGACCTGCATCTCAATCCTGACGAGCGGGAGCTGCACGTTCGGGTACGTGTTGATGGTGTGCTGCGGACGCGTGAGACCATCTCGCTTTCGGCGCACCAGGGCATCGTGCAGCGACTCAAGGTGATGGGAAAACTTGATCTCACACAGTCGCGCAGGCCTCAGGACGGGAAGTTCCGATTCGCGCAGGGTGGGGATGTTGTTGATGTTCGTCTGAGTCTCATTCCGACGATCTACGGCGAAAATGTTGTGTGCCGATTGCTGCGTCCTACGGCGTCGATCACACGCATCGAAGAACTCGGCATGGCACCGGAGGTGTGTGCACGCTTCAGTGCGATCATCCATCGTCCGCACGGCATGGTGCTGGTTACTGGCCCGACAGGTTCTGGCAAGACCACGACGTTGTACACAGCACTGTCAGCGATCAACTCGCCCGATCGCAACATCATGACGATCGAGGATCCGGTCGAGATTCGCGTGCCGCTGTTGCGTCAGGTGCAGGTCAATGCCGAGATCGGTCTGACGTTTGCAAGCGCCCTGCGGTCGATGTTGCGGCAGGATCCTGACGTGATTCTTGTGGGCGAGATTCGTGACGAGGAAACTGCACGTATCGCGGTGCAGGCCGCCATGACGGGGCATCTGGTGCTTTCGACGCTGCACACGAATGATGCGGTGGGGGCGGTTGCGCGCATGCGTGACTTTGCGATTCCGGTCTACGCGATCAACAGTTCGATTCAGGGTGTGCTGGCGCAACGGCTTGTGCGCTGCGTGTGCCAGGACTGCTCGGAGGTGGACAGGCCATCGGAAGATCGGTTGCGCATGCTCGGTGTGACAGACCCGTCAGCGTCATTTCGCCGAGGTATCGGCTGCACGCGGTGCATGAACACCGGGTACAGAGGTCGGCTCGGCGTTCATGAGTTGTTCTCGATGACGAGCGATCTGCGCAGGATGGTCGAGGAAGGCGCGACGCAGGTCGACCTGCAGCAGGAAGCGATTCGTAGCGGGATGAAGACACTGCTTCAGGATGGACTTGCCAAAGCGATGATGGGGCAGACAACGATCGATGAGGTCGAGAAGCTGATGGCGACGATCGAGGTTGTCATCAGGCCGGGGATCGCAGCATGA
- a CDS encoding prepilin-type N-terminal cleavage/methylation domain-containing protein has product MSIAMPMFKRAFSLLEVMIVVIIIGVLAAVVIPKFASATSDAKTASLEATLGGVRASIAAYRTRAVIEGSDPFPTLEQLLADGEVLHTPVGANPFTGVGGIQPVRRNHALARTVINPLNAGWNYYVDNSATPPVAIFYANCEDKTTTTGSGGASAGANEL; this is encoded by the coding sequence ATGAGTATCGCCATGCCAATGTTCAAGCGTGCGTTTTCACTTCTTGAAGTGATGATTGTCGTGATCATCATCGGAGTTCTGGCTGCTGTGGTTATCCCGAAGTTCGCGTCGGCCACATCGGACGCGAAGACCGCTTCGCTCGAGGCGACGCTGGGCGGGGTTCGCGCTTCGATCGCAGCCTATCGCACTCGCGCGGTCATCGAAGGCAGCGACCCGTTCCCGACGTTGGAGCAGCTCCTGGCGGATGGCGAAGTTCTGCACACTCCGGTAGGAGCCAATCCGTTTACCGGCGTCGGCGGGATTCAGCCGGTCAGGCGCAATCACGCGCTGGCACGCACTGTGATCAATCCGCTCAACGCGGGTTGGAATTACTACGTTGACAACTCGGCCACGCCACCAGTCGCGATCTTCTACGCGAATTGCGAAGACAAGACCACAACAACAGGAAGCGGCGGCGCATCGGCCGGCGCGAATGAACTGTGA
- a CDS encoding acetate--CoA ligase family protein: MARLHEYQGKKLLADHDFLIPRGGVASTPEQARTIAASLGGPVVLKIQAWTTGRKAIGGVKFAATPGEAEQHAAAMLGMMVGSFPVECVLVEERIDIRNELFVSFSLDDRAREPVLLVSEIGGSGIEERASQVHRIGCDVTGGPRVDEIDAFLAGSSLDVQSQTAIAESLRRVFEVARSHEARSVEINPLVITTDGKVMAADCRLTIDDYAVFRHPDLGIDIARELDHPPTELERIAYKIEESDHRGTFYFAQLNTVSAPSSKGLVGFHGAGGGGSMMSMDAIVAEGFTIANFTDTSGNPSASKVYRAARVILSQPGLCGYFGSGSGVASQEQFWSAYGLAKAFWELNLTIPAVIRVGGNGEDRAVDILHRVAATLPSIVEGYRKDDSPRVIAQRFASLVQASLAAGVGLWQPRRPRVPNYVGACRSVAIKGGYLWIDDVAIDADAAATIASLSMGSMYAEGPMLRPAMEAEEFAKRDSELLACEVEARLASVPHIFVELDIPGLA, translated from the coding sequence ATGGCGCGATTGCACGAATACCAAGGCAAGAAACTTCTCGCTGATCACGATTTTCTGATCCCGCGTGGTGGCGTGGCGTCAACGCCTGAGCAGGCGCGCACGATCGCTGCCTCGCTCGGGGGGCCGGTTGTGCTCAAGATCCAGGCATGGACAACAGGGCGCAAGGCCATCGGCGGGGTGAAGTTTGCTGCGACTCCCGGTGAGGCGGAACAGCACGCTGCAGCGATGCTCGGCATGATGGTCGGCAGTTTTCCTGTCGAGTGTGTGCTCGTTGAAGAGCGGATTGACATTCGCAATGAACTCTTCGTGTCGTTCTCGCTTGATGATCGAGCGCGCGAGCCTGTTCTGCTCGTTTCGGAGATCGGGGGTTCGGGGATTGAGGAGCGTGCGTCGCAGGTTCATCGGATCGGGTGTGATGTCACCGGCGGGCCGCGAGTGGATGAGATCGATGCGTTTCTTGCCGGTTCGTCGCTCGATGTGCAGTCTCAGACTGCGATTGCAGAATCTCTGCGTCGGGTGTTCGAAGTTGCACGATCACACGAAGCCCGCTCGGTGGAAATCAACCCGCTGGTCATCACAACTGATGGGAAGGTCATGGCGGCTGATTGTCGCCTGACGATCGATGACTATGCGGTCTTTCGCCATCCAGATCTCGGCATCGACATTGCACGCGAACTTGATCACCCGCCTACGGAGCTTGAGCGCATCGCTTACAAAATCGAGGAAAGCGACCATCGGGGCACGTTCTACTTTGCGCAGCTCAACACGGTGTCGGCACCGTCGAGCAAGGGCCTCGTAGGGTTTCATGGGGCTGGCGGCGGCGGATCGATGATGAGCATGGATGCGATTGTGGCTGAGGGATTCACGATCGCAAATTTTACTGACACTTCGGGCAACCCTTCGGCGAGCAAGGTGTATCGCGCAGCTCGGGTGATCCTGAGTCAGCCCGGGTTGTGCGGGTATTTTGGTTCGGGCTCCGGGGTTGCGAGTCAGGAACAGTTCTGGAGCGCGTATGGATTGGCCAAGGCCTTCTGGGAACTCAATCTGACGATTCCTGCCGTGATTCGAGTAGGCGGGAACGGAGAAGATCGGGCGGTAGATATTCTGCACCGTGTGGCTGCGACACTGCCGTCGATTGTTGAGGGATATCGCAAGGACGATTCGCCTCGCGTGATTGCGCAGCGATTTGCGTCACTGGTGCAAGCGTCGCTCGCGGCTGGTGTCGGGTTGTGGCAGCCTAGGAGGCCCCGAGTCCCGAATTACGTCGGGGCGTGCCGAAGTGTCGCCATTAAGGGTGGATATCTGTGGATCGACGACGTTGCAATCGATGCAGACGCCGCGGCCACCATTGCATCGCTGTCCATGGGTTCGATGTATGCCGAGGGTCCGATGTTGCGGCCTGCGATGGAGGCGGAGGAATTTGCCAAGCGTGATTCCGAACTTCTGGCGTGCGAAGTCGAGGCGCGGCTTGCGAGCGTGCCGCACATCTTTGTCGAACTCGACATCCCCGGTTTGGCATAA
- a CDS encoding type II secretion system F family protein, with protein MSGLRYNYLAADAAGKRVRGVLSAIDDQEACRKVAASGLTPLKVTSAAAWKWDAAFRRGISRSEVAAMTRELSVLVDARMPLAQGFTMMAQNERNPALAALMSDIAFRIESGAKISEAIEKHALVLGEVYVATMQAAESSGMLSEVTAHLAEMLDAEVATRQQLRRAATYPAIVLLVVSAALFVILGFVVPRFAATYASSGVSLPLATRIVQGLGESVRSWWWVYLGAVVTGIIGIAQCWASSSGRLWIETALSKVPYLGRLLTAVATARFCRVLSIACGAGIDLIEAIEVSAKASGSHRLMLESRSLTARLRGGGSLTDVVTSSIVLPPFAQRLLAASKESKEVGRSSNIISKHFEREGTHLTAGISTVIEPIMTVLLAVIVLTVALAVFLPMWQLIGASQ; from the coding sequence ATGAGCGGGCTGAGGTACAACTATCTCGCGGCGGATGCAGCTGGCAAGCGCGTGCGCGGTGTGCTCAGCGCGATTGATGATCAGGAGGCATGCCGCAAAGTTGCAGCATCGGGCCTGACGCCTTTGAAGGTCACGTCGGCGGCGGCGTGGAAGTGGGACGCGGCGTTCAGGCGCGGCATCTCGCGGTCGGAAGTTGCGGCGATGACGCGCGAGCTGAGCGTGCTTGTCGATGCTCGCATGCCACTGGCGCAGGGATTCACGATGATGGCGCAGAACGAGCGCAATCCGGCGCTGGCTGCTTTGATGTCGGATATTGCCTTTCGCATCGAATCGGGCGCGAAGATCAGCGAGGCGATCGAGAAGCATGCGCTTGTTCTCGGCGAGGTGTATGTGGCGACGATGCAGGCTGCGGAGAGTTCCGGCATGCTGAGCGAGGTGACGGCGCACCTGGCCGAGATGCTCGATGCCGAGGTTGCGACGCGCCAGCAATTGCGCCGAGCGGCGACGTATCCCGCGATTGTGCTGCTTGTGGTCTCTGCAGCCCTCTTCGTGATCCTTGGGTTTGTGGTGCCTCGTTTTGCTGCGACGTATGCGTCTTCGGGTGTGTCGCTGCCGCTTGCGACCCGCATCGTGCAGGGACTGGGCGAGTCAGTGCGTTCGTGGTGGTGGGTGTACCTTGGCGCTGTAGTCACTGGGATCATCGGCATTGCGCAGTGTTGGGCGTCGTCGAGCGGTCGCTTATGGATAGAGACTGCTCTTTCGAAAGTGCCTTATCTCGGGCGATTGCTGACTGCGGTCGCGACCGCGCGCTTCTGCCGGGTGCTCTCGATCGCATGCGGAGCGGGGATTGATCTGATCGAGGCGATTGAAGTGAGTGCCAAAGCGTCGGGGTCGCACCGCCTGATGCTCGAGAGTCGGTCATTGACCGCAAGGCTGCGCGGCGGAGGGTCGCTGACTGATGTTGTGACATCGTCAATTGTCTTGCCACCCTTTGCACAGCGGCTGCTGGCGGCAAGCAAGGAATCGAAGGAAGTCGGACGGTCGTCGAACATCATCTCGAAGCACTTCGAGCGTGAGGGCACGCATCTGACGGCGGGGATCAGCACCGTCATCGAACCGATCATGACGGTCCTTCTGGCGGTGATCGTGCTGACGGTTGCCCTCGCGGTGTTTTTACCAATGTGGCAGTTGATTGGAGCAAGTCAATGA
- a CDS encoding prepilin-type N-terminal cleavage/methylation domain-containing protein — protein MKPAPVNIRGFTLVEVTVVTVLLAILAASVLPALEQMDKTRRAGALAEIGLTLRSARSHAMASGDPVGVKIDLDAGSMQPMRLPPGGSVLPMIDAMGSPEPVCVLSHLFPGVAIAEVVLPDGSTTSGTVWFASEGSLERRAANGSYLGPATFDFSIQIKDGGSIVVDRMTGLVQ, from the coding sequence ATGAAGCCTGCACCCGTCAACATTCGAGGCTTTACGCTTGTCGAAGTGACAGTGGTCACTGTTCTGCTGGCGATCCTTGCAGCCAGTGTGCTGCCAGCACTGGAGCAGATGGACAAGACGCGGCGTGCAGGGGCGCTAGCGGAAATTGGGCTGACGCTTCGGTCTGCGCGATCGCACGCGATGGCTTCGGGTGATCCGGTTGGAGTGAAGATCGATCTTGATGCGGGTTCGATGCAGCCGATGCGCCTGCCGCCGGGCGGGAGTGTGCTGCCGATGATTGACGCAATGGGTTCGCCGGAGCCTGTGTGTGTGCTGTCGCATCTTTTTCCGGGCGTTGCGATTGCTGAAGTGGTGCTTCCCGATGGTTCTACGACATCGGGTACGGTCTGGTTTGCCAGCGAAGGTTCGCTTGAGCGGCGTGCGGCGAATGGCTCGTATCTTGGGCCGGCGACGTTTGACTTTTCGATTCAGATCAAGGATGGCGGATCGATCGTGGTCGATCGAATGACGGGGCTTGTGCAATGA